AGGGAATAAATCAGGGTGAAGCGAAGCGCCTGAAACAACCAAATACCGTAATACACATTATGGTTAATTTGTATAGTGCGTAAGTCCTATGCTAGTTAAAAGTTCGAGATGAAAAGTATCGTAGACTACAAAATATTTAGCGATGCCTTCGGCGGGCGCAGCCATCGCTCTTTGGGGAAAAACTTTTTGCTTTACTGGTAATAACTAATAAGCTGTTCCACTTTTAAAAAGCATAATTTGTCGCCTGAAACCTTTAACAGGGTTAACCCGTTACGGAAAATTGGATGTGGAACAGCTTAACAGCGGAAATTGCGGCTATATTGTTCGGTTATACGACTGTCGCCAGTAAACAAATGACTATAACCTCATAATTAATAGTGAAATGCATCACCTAGAAGCTGTTATCTGCTATTCAACCAAGGGGTGAAAACCTGTGTACGAATGGATCTTGCCAAGTCTGAGCGAAGTTTTAGCCGAACATCAATCAACCGTGACTGAATGTTCATGTGCTAAAGCGGAACGACAGTGGCGTGTTAGTTTAGCAGCAACAGAACATTTGCTCATCAACTGTTTAGCAACTGCTGCTGATGATGCAAGCCTTGGTTTAGTTTTAGCTGCACCGGCGCCCCTGTTTAGTCAGCCAAAACTGACTCAAAGCTTACAGAGCGTGACTTTTACAGCAAGGCCATTTAATCCCTTGGCGCTGATGCCATTTCAGATGCCTGTTATGATCGCCAAGGTAGAGGAAATTTCGCCCCATGAGTCAGTACTGCCCTTACTACCGGCAGACCCCCTAGCAACAGAACAGTTTTGCTTGGTATTCACAGATAAATTTAGTTTAGTCCTAGTGTTGGCAGAACACAAGAGCGGTCAAAAAAGTTTTTCCTTTTCCTTCGAGCCGGAAGTAGTCCAGAAGGTATGGCAAGCTTTAGGGGCAAGGGTGATCCTGACCAATCCAGAGTTTTTCGCCAAACTGAATGAATTAGTAAACAACTATTCGTCAGTAGATCCAGATTACCGCATTGTGGTTAAATTTAGCCAGCTGTTGCTGCAAGAATTAACCGAAAAAGAAGCAGACAAAGAAAATTTCCCCCCCTCCCCCCGTCCCCCCATATCCCCGTCTTCCACTTCCCGTCCCGATGTGGAACTGCTACAAGCTTTTGCTCACGAAGTCCGCACACCGCTGACTACCATTCGCACCATGACTCGCCTATTGCTGAAGCGGCGGGATTTACCGGCGAATGTCATTAATCGCTTAGAAATTATTGATCACGAGTGTACTGAGCAAATTGATCGCATGGAATTGCTGTTTAAGGCGGCTGAATTAGAAACCTCGGCCTCGGTAAAATCTTCACATACTTACCTGACGCCAATGTCTCTAGATCAAGTGTTACAGCAAAGTATTCCCCGTTGGCAACAAGCAGCGCAACGCCGGAATTTGACATTGGATGTAGTTTTACCGCAGCAACTGCCAACAGTAGTCAGCAATCCCAGTATGCTGGATCGGGTACTCACTGGTTTAATGGAGAATTTCACCCGCAGCTTACCCCCAGGTAGCCATATTCAAGTACATGTGATTCCTGCTGGCGATCAACTGAAGCTACAATTATCGCCCCAAAGTCAGTGCCAAGATGCAACCAAACCCAACGCGCCACCAATTCGCAAAGCTCTTGGTCAATTGCTGATGTTCCAACCAGAAACAGGTACGATTAGTTTGAATATTGCCGCAACCAAGCATCTATTTCAGGCGATTGGTGGCAAACTGATTGTGCGTCAGCGTCCCAATTATGGGGAAGTGTTGACTATTTTCTTACCTTTGGAAGTCAGCGATAAGCACAAATTGGGACTTGGGAGTTAGGAGTAGTCCCGCGATTTCAAACTATTTGTTTAGCCGGATAAATTTTTAGATACCCCTAAATCCACACGATATGATACCAGCTTCCGGGGCACGGCAATGTTCCCTACTCGCTCCTACATGTGTCAGAGTTTTAGTGGTATTGTATAAGACTTTGAAATCGCGGGACTAGCCCTTTCAAGGTGGAATGAATCCCTCTGTAACCTCTTGTCTCTGTGTCCTCTGCGCGTATGTAGTTACAACAATTACCTTTAAACCGCAGAGGCACAGAGAACCGAGAGAAAAAAGATCGGCACAAGGGAAGGGTTAGGTCTGGGTGTAAATTTGCGAGCTAAAAATATTTTTTCCAAATGTCTAATGATTTTTTTCATAAAAAGGTCATCAGTATACTGATAAGTAAATAGAGATTGGTTTTTATAATCCGACAATCAAATAGATGTTGGGAAGATTTCAGTTTCTTGGTCAAAATTTCAGTAAAAGATCTAGTTGAGTGTGTATCCAAATAAACGAGATGCACTCTAGTTATTTATCTTGGAGGAGTTTCAAAATGGAGATTGTCACTTTTTTCAATAAAGTGAATAATTTGGACTGGAAATCCCTGGCTCACAAGCTGACGTTGTGTGAACATGGACACGGATGGACGGACAAAAAAACAGAAGTGGCGATCGCACGTTACAAAATGTTCTTATGTCTCCAATATCTTTTTCCCAACATAGAACTGGTTCCTACCCAAGAAATTGACGAAGTTTGGCACACCCACATTCTCCTCAATACCTATCAGTACATTCAAGATTGTCAGCATCTATATGGCTATATTTTGCATCACCGCTCGACCGTTGGCGTTACAGATAAAACTCAATCCCAAAATCAAGACACAGCTTTTGCTTTCACTCTAACTTTGTTTAGGGAAATATTTGGAGTTGGTGTTTTGCGAGATGCTGAATATGAGGCTGCACCCTGTATGATTTTACCTGTTTGTGTGAATCCGTCACTAGAACAGAGTGCCTGTCTTACTCTTCCAAAACAGTTGACTGTTAACTGTTAACTGAAAAGAGAGCGCATTTCTTGAGCTTCTGCGGTCATCATCAGACTATGAAAACCCTCAGATGCTTCTTTAGCCCAGCGTTGAGCTTGAGCCAAATTACCCGATAATTTTTCGAGTTTAGCAAATGTTGCTTGATGGAAAGCAATGGAACGCTTATCTTTATGTCTTTGGGCCATAGGAAAGCTCAATGTTAATATTCGTCTAGTTTCGTCTAAGTCTCCTAGTTGCAGAGCAATGTCTGCTAACCAGTTTTGGATAGCTGCTGTAGCTCGAAGCCATCCTACAGCTTGAGCTTGTGCTAATGCTTGCTCAAAAATGGTCTGAGCCTGTTCATAATTTTCTTGTTTCAAAGATATTTGTCCTTGATAATAGAGAATGTGAACTTGTTGTTCCTGACGTTCTAACTGTGACAAAGAAGATTGTTCTAACAGGGTTTCTTCCTCTGCTAACCAATGTTGAGCCGGCGCTAATTGTTGCTGATGAATATGCAGAATTACAAAATTAGTCGCTAGCTCTAAGTGAAATTTTAGCGTTTGGTGGTCGCGTAAATCCCAAGCTTCTTGCAACAGCGCCGCTGCTTGTTGTAGTTGACTTGGTTGACGCATATTCACCAGTGTACTAGCGCGATCGCTCATGACCTCGACAGCAAAAGACCAATCACCTGCTTGTTTGGCGGTGACAATTAACCAATCTGTCCAGTCTAAGCGCTCATCCCAATATCCGCGCACATGAGTATAGCCTTTGATGTGTCGCCAAATTGCTCGCACATCCAAGTACCGACCTTGACTAATACACCATTCTAGTACAGTTCTGAGGTTTTCCCATTCTGCTTCCAAATATCCATAGCTCAAATGCCATTCCTTCCAATTAGTGCCTCCGTATGACTCTGAAAACTGGAGATACCAATTCACCCATCGCTGGCGTAAAGCTTGAGCAAACTCACCATGAGCCGCTAACTCTGCTAAAACATACTCGCGGGTTAGCTCCAGTAAACCATAGCGCCCTTGGTGCTGATAAACCAGAGAAAGTTGCTGTAATTTAGCCAATCCCTGGGATGTGGTAATCGGGTCAGCTTGGTCAAAAGCTACATTAGCAGCTGTCTCTCTGGTAACAGGTTGCACAAACAAAGCCAAGGTCATCAGCAGATAGTGAGGAGGTGTACCTCTCAAAGGACTGACACAACCTGCAAAGCAAAAACGAGCAACATCGCCATCGGGTTGTTTGATTTGTGCTAACACATCTTCTAGCAAATAACCTGCTGCCATTTGACCAATAGCATAAATAATAGCAGCAGGGACACCGCTCACTCCGTCAAGAAGTTGCTGGGATTGCTCGGTAATTAGACTTAAACCTTTCTCTTTGGCTTGGTGTTGAATTAACCGCAAACCATGCTCTCTAGGAAGAAAACTTAGACGAAGGGGTACAAACAGAGATTGTTCGCGAGTAGTAATTACGACTTTTACCGTCGGTGGTAAATCGTAGAGAAAGGAGAGAACTTCCTGCTGATCTTCAATGGTTTCTAGATTGTCAACAATCAGTAAAGTTCTGGTTTGAGATAGTTTCTGGCGAATTAGCTCGAATTGTTCTGCAAAGGGTAAATGGGTAATTTGAGAAAAATCCAGGGTGTAAATAATTTCTCTACAGATATCCCGCAAAGTCCGCTGTAAAGTCAATCGCGGTAACAGACCAATGGAGGTGAGATGATTTTGTTTGGCAGAAGTAAAAATGATGGCGTCAAAGATGGGAATATTAGAAAGCATCAAATTTGGATGTTTACTGGCTTCCAAACAACGGTAAGCCACTTCCACCACTAGAGTAGTTTTACCTACACCACCAATACCATCCACACTAATTAAATGGGCAGAATGATGATAATCGAGAAGTTCCATCAGCCGTGCAATTTCTTGGTTGCGACCAAAAAAAGCTGTATATTCTCGTGCAGGTAAGTTTTGAGCAACTGAGCGTTGCTGCCACGGTGTGACAGAATTAACCTCAGTTTCTGGGAGTTCAAAATTAGTAGGCTCGGTATTTCCGGCTAACTGGGCGAGATTTTCCTCTAATTGCTGCAATTTTTCTAACTGGTTGATCAGGAAAATTCTCAGGCGATTTTCCTTTCCTCGGCTATTACCACTAACATTGAACTTCCTATAAACCTGACCCATGCGCTTCAAGCACGCATCTGGAGAGGTATCCAGATGTTCGGCTATCTGTTCATAGTTGTCACCATCAGCGAAGCGCATCAAAAACACTTGCTCTTGCTCTTGTGACAGATCATGCTCGTGAGCCATTTGGCTCAGAAAATTTCTGGGGAACATTAATTACTCAATGATTTTTGTGATTTACCTTCTAGTGTAGTCGCATTTGGGGGAAAATATCAGAGGTTAAATAAGGATTAAAGAGGAGAATGTACTGCGAAATACTTGCTAACCGAGAATAAACCAGGTACTATGTTGAGTATACGGAGGAGAAATCAGGATGAAGCGTGTAATAGGTGGGGATCATCTCAATACTGCTCGGATAAGCAGGGGAGGCAGGGGAGGTAGGGGAAGCAGGGGAGGCAAAACTCAACGCCAGCCTCCATTTCTCCCCCTGCTCCAAGAGCTTGCCTCAACCAAGAAATTCCTTAACCGAGCAGTATTGGGGATCATCTCAGGAAAACCAAAAAATAATTCCGACTTTGTTGTGGCGTCGGCGTCTCGCCAGCCCTGATTGGTGGACTAGAAGTCCCTAATTGCAAGTCCCCTAGTACTCTGTCAAGATAAAAATGATGGACTGTAGTGCGGGCATCTTGCCCGCGTGAGCGAGACGCTCACACTACCAAAAATCCCTCAAAACAAAATTGACAGACTACTAGATCCTGGTGAATCACATCAGGTTGTGGATTCCAAACCCATAGAAATAACCAAAATTAATCATTTAGAACTGAGGTGACTATGCGACAGTTACTCAAGTCTGGGGTGACAATTTTTGCCGATGGAGCCGCTAACTATCTAAAAACTATGCCAAAAGGTAAAGTGGCTATGAGCTTATGTATTCCCCTGCTGTTAGTAGAGGGAGTCTTAGCACCATCAGCCCATGCTTTGGACAGCGAAAAGTTATACCAGCTATGTTCTCGCTTTCCCCTCAATTCCCAATGTAAGGATTACCAAGTCCCTATAGCTCTGGATAATCGCGCAGGAAAAACAGGTGACTGTATCTTTAAGAATAATGAGGTAGAAAGCCGAGGAAATTGCAAGATTGTTGTGAATGATGCAGGTATTACCATCTACCAAGAAACAGGCACAACACTGAAAGTTATCGATGATAAAAAGTCTACTCGTACCGTACAGATTACCCCAGCCAGCGTGACTGCAATTCAGTATCGTGAAGACACCAGAGATAACACTGAGGGAAGGATTGTCAACACAATTCTCTTCGGAATTGGCGGGTTGTTTACTCCAGATCAAAAGGTGTCAGAAATTGAGATTAATTACACATCAACTACTCCCCAAGACACCAGTCAGGGACAAAGTGTGAACTCTTTAAAGGTAATTGTGGGGCGACAGACTGGCAGAGAATTGCGATCGCAGTTAGAAAAATTTCCTGTTCATCAAGCAGAAAATTCACAAGTCAAACCCTGAACCAACAAAGTAGGCTTTCCTACAAATTGGCTCGGTTGTCATGCATTTTACAAAATAATTTAGAGGAATTCAAATGAATACGATCAACAACGTTTTGTGGGCACAAAAATTTGGCGGTACACAGAATGACGCACCTACAGGTATTGTCGTCGATAGTTCAGGCAACACCTATGTCACAGGCTATTTCTACAATACCGCTACCTTTGGCAGCACTACCCTAACCAGTGATGTAAATCTTTACAGTAATCCTTTCGTCACCAAGCTCGACAGCAGTGGCAAATTCCTGTGGGCGCAAAAATTTAGCAACAGCAGCGGACTCGGCGGACCCTTCGACCCAAGTACTGACATTACCATTGATGCTTCCGGGAACACCTATATCACAGGAAATTTCTCCGGCACCGCCACCTTTGGCAACATCACCCTAACTAGTGGGGTCAATCAGTTTTTCTTCAACACTGCTGATGCCTTCATTACCAAGCTTGACAGCAGTGGCAATTTTTTGTGGGCGCAGAAATTGGGTGGCACCTCGAATGACGCAGCTAAAGGCATTACCGTCGATGCTTCGGGTAACACTTACGTCACCGGAACTTTCTCCGACACCGCCACCTTTGGCAGCACCACCCTAACCAGTGCAGGCAATAGTGATGGCTTCATCACCAAACTTGACAATAGCGGTAACGTGCTGTGGGCGAAGAAATTTGGTGGCACCTCGTTGGACAATGGCTATGACATCGCCGCCGACGGAGCAGGTAACACCTACGTCACAGGAGGTTTCACCAGTACTGCCACCTTTGGCGACATCACCCTTACCAGTAATGGAAGTGCTTTCGGTAATCCCTTCATCACCAAGCTCGACAGCAGTGGTAAGTTTTTGTGGGCACAGAAATTCGTCACTAACTCGTATAGCCCAGGTGGTGCAATTACCGTCGATAGTTTAGGCAACACCTACATCACGGGAAGTTTCTTTGACACCGCTACCTTTGGCAACACCACCCTTAACAGTGGGGGTAATCAGGATGCTTTCATCACCAAGCTTGACAGCAGTGGCAAGTTTTTGTGGGCGCAGAAATTGGGTGGCGCTTCGGATGACTCTGGGAATGACATTACAGTCGATAGTTCGGGCAACATCTACGTCACGGGACGTTTTTCCAGCACCGTCACTTTTGGTAACACTACCCTGACTAGTGCGGGCAATACTGATGTGTTCGTCGCCAAGCTCGACAGCAACGGTAACGTCCTATCAGCAAAGAAATTAGGTGGCACCTCGTCTGACGCTGGCAATGGCATCGCTATCGACGGAACAGGTAACACTTACGTCACGGGAACTTTCAACAGTACAGCTACCTTTGGCAGCACCACCCTCACCAATTCAAGTTTAGGTTTAAATAGTGATGGCTTTATCGTCAAGCTTGGGCAACAGGACATCACTCTCGCCCTCACACCCAGCAGCGTTGTTGAAGATGGCAGCAACAATCTCATTTATACCTTCACCCGTGAAGGCAATACCACCAACCCCGTGACAGTCAACTTCAACGTTGGCGGTAATGCCACCTTCAACACCGACTACACCGCAGTCGGCGCCGACACCTTTACCGCCACTAATGGCACCGTCACCTTTGCCGCAGGTGCTACCACCGCCACTGTTACCATTGACCCAACTGCAGACACTACCTTTGAGCCTGACGAAACTGTCGGGTTAACACTGGCAGCAGGAGGAGGTTACAGCATTGTTACATCTGCGGCGGTGACGGGTAATATTACTAATGATGATACCCAAGTTACCCTCGCCCTCGCAGCCAACAGCGTTACTGAAGATGGCACCGATAACCTCATTTATACCTTCACCCGTGAAGGTCAGACCACTGACCCCCTAACAGTCAACTTTAACGTTGGCGGCACAGCCACTCTTGACAACGACTACACTCAAACCGGCGCCACCAACGGTACCGTTACCTTTGCAGCAGGTGCTACCACCGCCACTGTTACCATTGACCCCACTGCAGATACCACGGTGGAATCTGATGAAACTGTCGGGTTAACTTTGGCAGCGGGAACAGGTTATAACATCGGTACATCTGAGGTGGTGACGGGTAATATTTTTAATGACGACATCCCTCCGACCGTCTTCTGGGGGATCGCCGGCGATGCAGCGGGCAATGCCTATGTCACGGGAGCCTTCACTGGTCAGTTCAACTTTGGTAATACATCCTTCAGCAGTACAGATTTGACTTCTAGTGATGCTTTGATCTTCAAATTTGACAGCAACTTCCAGAGCTTGTGGGCGCAGAAATTGGGTGGGACGTTGACTGATGTTGGTGTTAGTATCGCTGCTGACGCGGCGGGTAACAACTACGTCACAGGATTTTTCTCAGGTACGGCTAGCTTTGGCAGCACCAGCCTTACCAGTGCGGGCGATTCTGATGCTTTCGTCACTAAACTTGATACCAATGGCAATGTTCTCTGGGCGCAGAATTTCGGTGGCACGTTGTCTGACCAGGGTTGGGGCGTGACTGTCGATAGTACAGGAAACATTTACGGCACGGGAACTTTCTCAGGTACGGCTAGCTTTGGCAGCACCAGCCTTACCAGTGCGGGTGATTCTGATGCCTTCATTACTAAACTTGATACCAATGGCAATGTTCTCTGGGCACAAAATTTCGGTGGCACGTCCGCTGACAAGAGTGTCGGTATCACCTCTGACGGTGCTGGCAATACCTACGCCACGGGAACTTTCTCAGGTACGGCTAGCTTTGGTAGCACTACCCTCACCAGCGCAGGTGATTCTGATGCCTTTATTACCAAGCTTGACAGCAGTGGCAATTTCCTGTGGGCGCAGAAATTGGGTGGCACGTTTGCTGACTCTGGCTTTGGCATCACCGTCGATGGAGCAGGCAACACTTATGTCTCAGGAGTATTTAGAGACATAGCCAGCTTTGGCAGCACCAGCCTTACCAGTGCGGGTAATTCTGATGCCTTCGTTGCCAAGCTTGACGCTAACGGCAACGTTGTGTGGGCAAAGAAGTTCGGAGGTTCTGGAATTGATGAGGGCACAGGAATCGTCGCTGACGGTTCGGGTAACATCAATTTTACAGGAGTCTTCAGTGGCACTGCTAGCTTTGACGGCATCACCCTCACCAGCGTCGGCGATGCTGATGCTTTCAATGTTACTCTCGACAGTAACGGTAATATCTTATCGGTGAGTAGTTCGGGCAATACTTCATTAGACCTGGGTGTTGGAATTGCCATTGATGGAGTGGGTAGCATTTACTCTACGGGCGTTGTCTCAGATACTGCCAGCTTTAGCAATACCAGCCTCACCAGTACAGGCTTTAGTAATCCCTCGATCAGCAAGTTTGAGGGACCGCAAATCACCCTCGCCCTCGCAGCCAGTAACGTCGCTGAAGATGGCACCGACAACCTCACCTACACCTTCACCCGCCAAGGTCAGACCACCAACGCGCTAACAGTCAACTTTAACGTTGCCGGCACAGCGACTGTTGACACCGACTACACTCAAACCGGCGCCACCAACAACACCGTCACCTTTGCAGCAGGTGCTACCACCGCCACTGTTACCATTGACCCCACTGCAGATACCACGGTGGAATCTGATGAAACTGTCGAGTTAACCTTAGCAGCAGGAACAGGGTATGCGATCGCTACATCTGAAGCGGTGACGGGTAATATTACTAATGATGACACTCAAGTTACCCTCGCCCTCGCAGCCAACAGCGTCACTGAAGATGGCACCGACAATCTCATTTATACCTTCACCCGCCAAGGTCAGACCACCAACGCGCTAACAGTCAACTTCAACGTTGGCGGCACAGCCACTGTTGACAACGACTACACTCAAACCGGCGCCACCAACAACACCGTCACCTTTGCAGCAGG
The Gloeotrichia echinulata CP02 DNA segment above includes these coding regions:
- a CDS encoding tetratricopeptide repeat protein; this encodes MAHEHDLSQEQEQVFLMRFADGDNYEQIAEHLDTSPDACLKRMGQVYRKFNVSGNSRGKENRLRIFLINQLEKLQQLEENLAQLAGNTEPTNFELPETEVNSVTPWQQRSVAQNLPAREYTAFFGRNQEIARLMELLDYHHSAHLISVDGIGGVGKTTLVVEVAYRCLEASKHPNLMLSNIPIFDAIIFTSAKQNHLTSIGLLPRLTLQRTLRDICREIIYTLDFSQITHLPFAEQFELIRQKLSQTRTLLIVDNLETIEDQQEVLSFLYDLPPTVKVVITTREQSLFVPLRLSFLPREHGLRLIQHQAKEKGLSLITEQSQQLLDGVSGVPAAIIYAIGQMAAGYLLEDVLAQIKQPDGDVARFCFAGCVSPLRGTPPHYLLMTLALFVQPVTRETAANVAFDQADPITTSQGLAKLQQLSLVYQHQGRYGLLELTREYVLAELAAHGEFAQALRQRWVNWYLQFSESYGGTNWKEWHLSYGYLEAEWENLRTVLEWCISQGRYLDVRAIWRHIKGYTHVRGYWDERLDWTDWLIVTAKQAGDWSFAVEVMSDRASTLVNMRQPSQLQQAAALLQEAWDLRDHQTLKFHLELATNFVILHIHQQQLAPAQHWLAEEETLLEQSSLSQLERQEQQVHILYYQGQISLKQENYEQAQTIFEQALAQAQAVGWLRATAAIQNWLADIALQLGDLDETRRILTLSFPMAQRHKDKRSIAFHQATFAKLEKLSGNLAQAQRWAKEASEGFHSLMMTAEAQEMRSLFS
- a CDS encoding SBBP repeat-containing protein, whose amino-acid sequence is MNTINNVLWAQKFGGTQNDAPTGIVVDSSGNTYVTGYFYNTATFGSTTLTSDVNLYSNPFVTKLDSSGKFLWAQKFSNSSGLGGPFDPSTDITIDASGNTYITGNFSGTATFGNITLTSGVNQFFFNTADAFITKLDSSGNFLWAQKLGGTSNDAAKGITVDASGNTYVTGTFSDTATFGSTTLTSAGNSDGFITKLDNSGNVLWAKKFGGTSLDNGYDIAADGAGNTYVTGGFTSTATFGDITLTSNGSAFGNPFITKLDSSGKFLWAQKFVTNSYSPGGAITVDSLGNTYITGSFFDTATFGNTTLNSGGNQDAFITKLDSSGKFLWAQKLGGASDDSGNDITVDSSGNIYVTGRFSSTVTFGNTTLTSAGNTDVFVAKLDSNGNVLSAKKLGGTSSDAGNGIAIDGTGNTYVTGTFNSTATFGSTTLTNSSLGLNSDGFIVKLGQQDITLALTPSSVVEDGSNNLIYTFTREGNTTNPVTVNFNVGGNATFNTDYTAVGADTFTATNGTVTFAAGATTATVTIDPTADTTFEPDETVGLTLAAGGGYSIVTSAAVTGNITNDDTQVTLALAANSVTEDGTDNLIYTFTREGQTTDPLTVNFNVGGTATLDNDYTQTGATNGTVTFAAGATTATVTIDPTADTTVESDETVGLTLAAGTGYNIGTSEVVTGNIFNDDIPPTVFWGIAGDAAGNAYVTGAFTGQFNFGNTSFSSTDLTSSDALIFKFDSNFQSLWAQKLGGTLTDVGVSIAADAAGNNYVTGFFSGTASFGSTSLTSAGDSDAFVTKLDTNGNVLWAQNFGGTLSDQGWGVTVDSTGNIYGTGTFSGTASFGSTSLTSAGDSDAFITKLDTNGNVLWAQNFGGTSADKSVGITSDGAGNTYATGTFSGTASFGSTTLTSAGDSDAFITKLDSSGNFLWAQKLGGTFADSGFGITVDGAGNTYVSGVFRDIASFGSTSLTSAGNSDAFVAKLDANGNVVWAKKFGGSGIDEGTGIVADGSGNINFTGVFSGTASFDGITLTSVGDADAFNVTLDSNGNILSVSSSGNTSLDLGVGIAIDGVGSIYSTGVVSDTASFSNTSLTSTGFSNPSISKFEGPQITLALAASNVAEDGTDNLTYTFTRQGQTTNALTVNFNVAGTATVDTDYTQTGATNNTVTFAAGATTATVTIDPTADTTVESDETVELTLAAGTGYAIATSEAVTGNITNDDTQVTLALAANSVTEDGTDNLIYTFTRQGQTTNALTVNFNVGGTATVDNDYTQTGATNNTVTFAAGATTATVTIDPTADTTVESDETVGLTLAAGTGYAIATSEAVTGNITNDDTQITLALAANSVTEDGTDNLTYTFTREGQTTDPLTVNFNVGGDVTFNDDYTAVGTDTFTATNGTVTFAAGATTATVTIDPTTDTKVEPDEILGLTLAGGTGYNIGTSEVVTGNITNDDSQVTVSSAPNTGSIFNLEGAAQPVNFLLKSASSGAVNEIGLFQVDDDKGTIGGVAPDDPKYAQTALDNSRSIFSTLPNRPNGFNDNLSSNLDLGAGVKFRLLLVQNGTIDGLRNGTVPLSQMLLSSPTSSEVADGKFDLSFQNSPGTVVQISLGTEDLKGSGLQDKQQGEVLDLTKLTGTQTATFTVYREAGYNNLVGFYRVADINGGIDTNNDGVGDLLPGQAGYAEAAVKNRVGGINLSVGNQGTASFTGTFEGGSIFAPFLIVNATADAFLDNNPNNNPAIYFPYLGANSDNVDHVRMLGDNIFGFEDLPGGGDKDFNDIIVKVNIA
- a CDS encoding HAMP domain-containing sensor histidine kinase, which codes for MYEWILPSLSEVLAEHQSTVTECSCAKAERQWRVSLAATEHLLINCLATAADDASLGLVLAAPAPLFSQPKLTQSLQSVTFTARPFNPLALMPFQMPVMIAKVEEISPHESVLPLLPADPLATEQFCLVFTDKFSLVLVLAEHKSGQKSFSFSFEPEVVQKVWQALGARVILTNPEFFAKLNELVNNYSSVDPDYRIVVKFSQLLLQELTEKEADKENFPPSPRPPISPSSTSRPDVELLQAFAHEVRTPLTTIRTMTRLLLKRRDLPANVINRLEIIDHECTEQIDRMELLFKAAELETSASVKSSHTYLTPMSLDQVLQQSIPRWQQAAQRRNLTLDVVLPQQLPTVVSNPSMLDRVLTGLMENFTRSLPPGSHIQVHVIPAGDQLKLQLSPQSQCQDATKPNAPPIRKALGQLLMFQPETGTISLNIAATKHLFQAIGGKLIVRQRPNYGEVLTIFLPLEVSDKHKLGLGS
- a CDS encoding glycine-rich domain-containing protein-like, producing the protein MEIVTFFNKVNNLDWKSLAHKLTLCEHGHGWTDKKTEVAIARYKMFLCLQYLFPNIELVPTQEIDEVWHTHILLNTYQYIQDCQHLYGYILHHRSTVGVTDKTQSQNQDTAFAFTLTLFREIFGVGVLRDAEYEAAPCMILPVCVNPSLEQSACLTLPKQLTVNC